The DNA region TCCATGACGCCCGCGCAAAGCTGCGCGTGGGCCTTGAAGAAGCGGGCGTGACCGCGGACGACATCGCGGCAACGCTCTAAAGGGGACCGAGCCATGGCGCTCACCAACGAACAAATCAAAACCCTACTCAGCCTGGTCTGCACAACCTGCGACGACTCGCTGGACTGCGACGGCTGCTACGAACGCGTCGCCGAGTTTGCCGAGGCAGAGCTGACCGGCCGGCCGCTGTGCGAGGCGCTGTGCGCCGTCCGCACCCACCTGAAGAACTGCCCCTGTTGTGCAGACGAGTACCGGGCGCTGCTGGCGGCGCTCGAGGAGCTGAAGCAGGCGGGTCCGGAGGCTTCGCAGGAATGCTAGGGAGCGGCGCCGTCAAACGAGCTGCGCCGGGGGCGGGGACGCCCCGGCTCGCTTGAGCCAAGTGTGAGCCGGGGCGTCCCCGCCCCCGGCCTAGCGCGGGTAGCCGCCGTCCCGCTGCCAACTCACCGCCCCCCGCACGGTTCCGCCATTGTTAGCGTCTTCCTATACTATCGCGTCACTCCAACACCTAGCGTTCCCAAGGATACCCCCTCGTGCCTGAGCATCTGGTCATCATCGGCAGCGGCCCCGCCGGCTGGACCGCCGCCATCTACGCCGCCCGCGCCAACCTGAACCCGCTGGTGTTCGAGGGCGCAATCACGGAAGAAAACCGTCAGGACGGCACGCTCCCCTTGGGCCAGCTTGCGCTGACAACCGAGGTAGAGAACTTCCCCGGCTTCCCCGCCGGCGACATGAGCGGCTACCTCAAGGACGCACTGCACGACGACCACAGCTACCTGGCCGAAATGCATAAAAAGGAGGGCGTCTCCGGCCCCGAGCTGATGCACCTGATGCGTCAGCAGGCCATGAACTTCGGCGCCCGCGTGGTGACGGACGACATCGCCAAGGTCGACCTCTCCAAGCGACCCTTCAAGGTCACCCCCAGCGAGGGTGACGCGGTCGAGGCCCACTGCCTGATCATCGCCACGGGCGCCCGGGCGAACTACCTGGGGCTCACCTCGGAGCAGAAGTACAAGAACATGGGCGTCAGCGCCTGCGCCGTTTGCGACGGCGCCCTGCCCCGCTTCCGCAACAAGCCGCTGGTGGTGGTGGGCGGGGGCGACTCGGCCGTGGAAGAGGCCGACTACCTCAGCAAGTTCGCCAGCAAGGTCTACCTGATCCACCGCCGCGAGGAGCTGCGTGCGTCGAAGATCATGGCGGACCGCGCCCTGAACAACAAGAAGATCGACATCCAGTGGAACAGCGAGGTCGAGGAGGTGCTGGGGAGCGACGAGAAGGGGGTCACCGGCGCCCGACTCAAGAGCACCACCGACGGCAGCACCCGCGAGGTCGAGGCGGCCGGCATGTTCCTGGCCATCGGCCACACCCCCAACACCCGCTTCCTGGAGGGCCAGCTCGAGATGACCTCCAAGAAGTACCTCAAGTGGACGGTCCCCTTCCGCACCAACACCAGCGTCGAAGGGGTCTTCGCCGCGGGCGACGTGGCGGACGACTACTACCGCCAAGCGGTGACGGCCGCGGGGACGGGGTGCATGGCGGCGCTTGACGCGGAGCGGTGGTTGGCTTCGGAGGGGATTTAGGTGGCGCGGGCCGACGCGACCGTGTCGCGCAACGGCGCGTCCGAGATGAAGGTGCTCATCTTCGAACCCCACTTCAACGGGCACCGCAGCATCTATGTGCGGCACATCATCGATGCGTGCCGTGGCCTGGCGATCGAACTAACATTGGCCACCACGGTCGGCGTGCTCGATCAAGAAGAGTATCAAAAATCTCTGGCGCCGCTCGCGGATGAGTTCAAGCTGGACGCGTCGATCGCGCCCGCGACGGGTTCGCACACCAGCATTGCTCGGCACGGCGCCGCTCAACTACGCAAGGCCATCCGCCGCAGCGGTGCGCAGCACGCGTACCTGCCCTACGGCGACGGCGTTTCGCAGTTTGTTTGCCTGGGCGCGCTGCTCGGTCAGCGGCGATTGCCGTGCGAGATTGAAGTGATCCTGCACCACTCGCAGCACTCCTACCCGCAAAGTCGCGTGCGAAAACGGCTGCGTCTGCAGGTGGAACGCGCCGCCTGGCGGGCCAGCCCTTTCGAAAGGGTGCACCACGTCGACTTCCTGGAGTACCGCGGCTGGAGCGAACGCGGCATCGCTGCCGGCATGTGCGTGCTGCTGCCCGACCCTGTTGAATGTCCCCCGCCGATGGAGAAGCGGGTTGCACGCGAGAAACTCGGACTGACGACTGACGGGTTGTGGATGGGGGTCGTGGGCCTGATCGACGAGCGCAAGGGGTGCCACCGTGCGCTTGAGGCCCTCCGACTCGCGGACCTGCCGAGCGACGCGCGGTTGCTGCTGGCGGGCTCGCACAGCCCGCAGATCCGAGAGCTGCTTGCAACCCGCTACAAGCCGCTGGTTGACGCGGGGCGGGTCGTGTCGCGCGATGGGTTCCTTCCGCTGGCCGAGTTGCACGCGGCGCTCGCGGCACTCGATTTGTCGCTTGTAACGCACCAGAACCACATTGGCATCTCTAGCATCGCGCTGCGATCCGCCGCGGCGGGGAGGCCTGTGCTGGGCGCGAACACCGGCTGGATCGAAGCGATCGTCCCACGGTTCGACCTGGGTTGGACCTGCGACGTGACCGATCCGGCGAACCTTGCGCAGGCCATCGAAGCGGCGCTTCCAAAGGCCGCGACCTGGCGGCTGGGGCCAGCGGGAGCGAAATTACTGGCGTTCCACGACGTCGCCAACTTCCGCGCTTGTATTGCCCGCCGCCTCCGAAAGCGTCTGGACTTGCCCGACGATTCGCAGCGGATTGATTGGAGCGCCGTCGAATCCGCCGTCGACGCCTAAGACGACGGAAGCGAGCGTTTGTTGTGCTGCGCGATCGACGCTTCGAGCAGGCCCTCGACGCGGTCGATCATCTGCGACATCTGCAAGCCTTCTTCGACTTCGCGCCGGGCTTGGGTTCTGAGACGCTCGGCCAGCCCATCCTCAATGACCAAGCGGGTCAGGCAGCGCGCCGCCGCTTCGGCGTCTCCCGGCGGGTAGGTCAGACAGTTTTCTCCGTCGCGGCACAGTTCTGTCGTCCCGCCGGTTGTGGTCGCGACGACGGCCAAACCAGACGCCATGGCCTCCATCACGCCGATGCTGAACGGCTCGTGCCATTCGGACGGCAGGACGTAAACGTCGTGCGATTGGTAGACGCACAGTAGTTCCTCTCGCGCCACGTGCGCCAAGAACTCAACCCGCAGCGTGACGCCCCCCTCTTCGGCCAAACGCTGCAGCCGCGTACGGTACGCCTCGGAAGGGCAGCGGCCGACAACGGTCAGGCAGATCTCCTGTGAGCAGT from Pirellulimonas nuda includes:
- a CDS encoding thioredoxin-disulfide reductase, with the protein product MPEHLVIIGSGPAGWTAAIYAARANLNPLVFEGAITEENRQDGTLPLGQLALTTEVENFPGFPAGDMSGYLKDALHDDHSYLAEMHKKEGVSGPELMHLMRQQAMNFGARVVTDDIAKVDLSKRPFKVTPSEGDAVEAHCLIIATGARANYLGLTSEQKYKNMGVSACAVCDGALPRFRNKPLVVVGGGDSAVEEADYLSKFASKVYLIHRREELRASKIMADRALNNKKIDIQWNSEVEEVLGSDEKGVTGARLKSTTDGSTREVEAAGMFLAIGHTPNTRFLEGQLEMTSKKYLKWTVPFRTNTSVEGVFAAGDVADDYYRQAVTAAGTGCMAALDAERWLASEGI
- a CDS encoding glycosyltransferase; translated protein: MKVLIFEPHFNGHRSIYVRHIIDACRGLAIELTLATTVGVLDQEEYQKSLAPLADEFKLDASIAPATGSHTSIARHGAAQLRKAIRRSGAQHAYLPYGDGVSQFVCLGALLGQRRLPCEIEVILHHSQHSYPQSRVRKRLRLQVERAAWRASPFERVHHVDFLEYRGWSERGIAAGMCVLLPDPVECPPPMEKRVAREKLGLTTDGLWMGVVGLIDERKGCHRALEALRLADLPSDARLLLAGSHSPQIRELLATRYKPLVDAGRVVSRDGFLPLAELHAALAALDLSLVTHQNHIGISSIALRSAAAGRPVLGANTGWIEAIVPRFDLGWTCDVTDPANLAQAIEAALPKAATWRLGPAGAKLLAFHDVANFRACIARRLRKRLDLPDDSQRIDWSAVESAVDA